The nucleotide window GCGCTAACGCTCCCCGTTTTCCATTAAAATGTGTATAAGAATAAGTGCAGTGAATCCGCACGAGTTCGGAACGGTTACGAAAATCGCCGTCATCGAGATCAGGAGTAGAAATCAACGAAGAACTTCACCGAGGAAGTGAGTAGCGGCCATATTGCAGTGATAACCGCGCGGCGGGCGGACGAGAATCGAGGCCGGTGCGTGGGCCGCCCCCCGCCCGCGCCAGGTGCCGCTCCGGACCGCGCCGGTCTCTGAGCCTTCCCGTGGATTTGCGCGGCCAAAATTCGGTGCTTCTGCCGTATTTTTGTGTGTCAGTGAGCCCACCGGCGCGGTCTCGGTGCGGTACGTGCGGCCGACCGACAGAGCTCAGTGCAGTGTGTGGGGCCAGTCGGCCCGAGTGCCCTTGTGTGATGTGTGTAGGAGACGCGTGACCGTGGACCGTCTGCCTCGTAAGTACTCGTCCGACGTCACTGCCCGTCCGGCGTCCAGGATGTGACGAGTCGGGGCGGATTCGTCCGCCTAGATTCCATAGCGCGCGCGTCCGTGTGTCGTGTAGGCAGTAATCACTGATCATGAAAAAATTGAGCAAACATGAATGACAGTCGCGTCGCGCCTGGCGACCGACGAGCGAAGCGGAGTAGCGAGCGCAGCGCCGCACGTGTGCGCCTCGCGAGTCGCGACCCAGCCGAGGCCCGAGAGCCTCTCCGCCGACCAGTTCGAGAATGCTTTCATTTATAATGCTGCTTCAAACATCATTAGAAACATACAATTACCATTCTGTAGGAACAGATCTCTTACATTAATGAGTTTCAAACGCAACTACACATTCGAGTAATGAGCGTTGAGAATCTTAAAAACTGAAACTGATATCGTGGAATATCGTTAAAAGTGTAGATTAcagtaaaactatttttattacttattttcaCCGACGAAATTCGAATTATTATAGCAACAGGGACCAATTTCGACTAGGTTTGATAACTGAACGTTGATAAGAAAAACGGTTTGTAAACAATACACGCGGTATATCTTTTTACAAACTtgaattttaactttaaaacatttaaacaaaatatgtaacATCGTGAATTTACATTTTAAGACAGATTTTGCTACGCATACTAAACGATCGACCCTATAGAGACAAATCTGAAATATATAACTATGTAGTTGGTATGTAGTTACTAGTTAGCAGTTAGTAGTTACCTATCATTTACCTATACGCGGTCACActaaattcattaaaattcgGTCCATAATCTATCCAACCGAACCGCAAAGACGTTCAAGCTGTCATGTGTAAAAAATACTAGACAAAATttcttaaattaatattcataatgTCAAAATCATTAATGACaacatttgtattttttatgggAATACTAATTTCCTACCGATAAAGTTGctgttttaaaattgaaatatgttatttttattgaatatcTACCTACACTAGGTGGTTTAAGAAATAATCAAAACAAGAAAGAATtgctaatttaataaaataacattccGTTTTACCGTTAACACATAAAATAAACCAGAATTTGTATCTAAAGTTCTGAAACATCAAAAAAGTGATCCTGCGAAAATCTATTCAATTTCACTCGTTGGATGTTATTACGTAAAAAGTCTTAAAATAGCAACGTCCATGATCTTTGGATCTGTATTCATTTAGATTCTAGACAGATATCAGACAGATTCAAAACAttactaggtacttaataagATTTAAAGCAACTGAAGCAACTAGCGAAAATTTTTCTTGAAACGAAAGTCTGTTTAGTAGTAAACAACTTTTAAATTTACGCCAAAAGGTACCAGCAGATAGgttattgcaaaaataaatcaaGGACAAGCAGGACTTAgttaattaggtattaattaatttcCATTAAAAATTGTTCCATGCCAATTAACACGTTGTtgactaaattaaaaacataaggTAATCAAATGATGAGGCATTATGATtttaaatgacatttacttATTCCAAGGCAGTAAGCAAGAAAagataaaaaaggaaaaattttGGATGTTGGAATACCAGCTACTTTCATTTACGAATAGGATATTATCGGTATAAACGCGACTTTATTTCATCGAAGATAAGCAGACACTTATGGAAGCCAGATGCCTGTCATAATTTACGTACCTATATGCAAATAGCTCAAGATATTATTAATCTGTTTGTTACTTGCGCTACATTAATGATCACAAAATGTTATGAAAGTTATTCGTAGCAAATTTCCCAAAAAACATTGTTTAATTTGTAAGTAAAATGGcatttaattaaaagaaaattttatcggaggataaaaataaacttgacgCTAGCAGAAATTGTAACCATTGATTATAACCAAAACGTGGTTTCTTGTGCTATATATGATACCTATGCATGCTGTTGTCTATCTATTTGGCTATCTGGCTGCATTACACTTTTATCAGTATGATTCCAATGTTGAGCAAAGGCCTCCTTTCCCACTGCTCACTTTTTAGTATCAATGTCTAGGCTGATCAGTGCTGTAAATCACAATTAAATTCTTTACGGTTTATTCATGACTTCAATTTGCATGCATATGTCTCTGATACAGTTTTCTAAAACAAATCTATACGTATAATAGTACCCTGTAAAATAGAAGGGCAGATTCTGGTTGACTTTCAATATCACTAGAAGTTACAATAGGAAATTCAAGGAACTACTGCCTAACATTGTCAACGAGACTATTGAATCCAAAATCTAATATCAGCCTGGTCGATTCCgtaaaagctgcatcaatcaatATTATAATCGCAATGGGCTGAATTCATGGTATTTTTTGCTGCACTAATGCATTTTAGTCAATATTGAGAATGAGAGAGTCTCGACCAAACAGAGGCGATTGTGGTTATTCGTTCGTCAAACTATGGTGGCAGACCCCCTGTAGATTTCTCCAACCAACCATCCCTACATTTATGAAATCTGAATTATAATAACCGTATTTGAGGGTTTAACTTACAATGTCGCAAGTCGCAACTAGTCCACAATCCTACTATCCAtgttttttatagatttcgcAAATACTGGTTCTTCGAATGTCAAGGACTTTTTGTAAACTCTTATTATGCCCGAATTCTATCCTCCGATCGGAACTCACTTGTCTAAACTCCAAAGTGCAGAGGATATAAGGTGGTTGAACGGCCTATACCTAATGGGAATTTATAAGCCTCATCCAATATAGTGGATGTTGCAAATAAATTGGAAATGTTGGGacaaatgtttttcattttactCTATCTTGGCATGCAATGTTGAAGTCATGGATTCCCAAAAGTACAATACTAGCAACTACAAATTCAATTTTCGATAAGACGTCGTAATTCTAGTAATCTCATTAAAGCTACGATCACGATAATACCATGATAGGTACCTTATAGGCAGTTGCACTCCACCTTAAGCTCCACTAACACCTAATATTTGGTGTGATTGGATTCAACTACATacatataaagttaaaataaacaatttaggAGATTCGTTGATATTTCCAGTAGCATGGATCGTGATCACGATGGACAAAACGAACATccatgtatataatatatcaaCATATATTACTTGGGGGTTATCCTTAAATAAAAGTTAAGTCAGTTCAAAGATTCAGGAGCAATTTCATTACATTTCTGCTGAATCATTAACTTGACCTGTATTGACCTGTTTCGGATAATTTAGCCCAATTTCAAATCCTCTAGGCATTTTTTTTCTCAGTGCACTTTTTCCGGATCACTTGTTACCTATATTGTAATGTATAGAAACTCGTATGGTAATCATCAGTAGGTGGGAATATCTGTCATGacgtattttaaaatataataagtagttaCAGAATTTGAAACAATCAGACGAAAATCACCTCATTTACCAACTTTTACTTACTTAACTATAAGAACCACGATAAATTtcacttcatttataaataatctGATTCTGGTTTTCATATTCCTATTGAAATTCTAAATAGACTATGCTATAAGcaataaattagtattagagttttgaattaaaaagtattaGAAATTCAAATAGCTGTCGTTATAAAGTCACGAGATGAGATCTATTGACTATTGAAAATAGCAATATACAAATTAACCTTCAAAGAACAAAAATTACGTGAAAAAGAAAACCTGCGGTGGTGCTTTAGTTTTCACTTTTTCAGAGACAATCATTCATTAATATAGATGAACTACTAAGTGTTAATTGAAAAGCTATTACAATCAGAATAGTTGCACAATAACTACTTAACTAGAAGCTTATGACCTCGATCACAATAAAAAACTAAGGAAGGCTTCCCTCTAACTTGAATAAATGTGTCGTTTTTATATTTTGgtcaataaaattatcattgtAGGCcttaaaacatttaaattttatcaaaaatagaaaaaatagtAGAACTTCATGACTAAAAGCGAATTCTAAGTGCCCGTCTTTAGGTTAGCGCTTTAAAAACACGTAATATTCCAATGTCAACGAACGAACAGCACTAATAATTCATAGTTAGTAGCATCTTAGATTCAAATAAGATAATGGTTACGtaacttaaatatttatgtttagagtttagacaaGATAGTTTTCGTTGTTATTCAGTTAACATTCCTGGTGACCTTGCCATATTTACCTAACCTTGCTTACCAACGCCATGTAATAATCGTTTATATTTCTTTGTATGCCTTCTTCTTTGCCTAACTCTAATTACCTTTATATTCTCTATCAATATTGAAGATAATCAATTTTGCTTTAAATAACAATAGGCATCGTTAAttgaataattaattgttaacGCTCACCTCCAGATTgacaaaattaggtactaaagagtagaaaaaaataaaataatacaatcttaaaaatcaatgaatattcaagtgaatattttgttaaaataatatgtgtgtttgtgtgccCTGCTCATCTCCATTTCGACCCGGACATTTTCAAAACAACATCagttatcgttttttttttggaatgtgGTGTTTGGCACACAATCAATGAACGATATACCCAGCATAACCAGCACCATTGCTCATTGTGCCACTTGCAGCTTGGATGTTATTTGTTTTGTCAGTGTCCATGTTATACAAAGatccaaaagcttaatttgccataatccgccaaaccaaagaaatctgtatagtgcaacatgcaccacccgccatcccactgataaacatgcaggaaaaaccagccaccaagcaagccacacgcaccaccaccacgcagcaccacacaaatcccaacaccactcgacgcacgtttcgccccgacaccggagcatcctcaggagatgtagaccttacaatgcctaattgcaaagtatTAAATTGACTTTGTCATGgccttccgcaaaataacgcctgcttctgtaCTACAGTGTCCATGTTTCCGAACTCATGACTGGCAGCACACATTGCTCGAACATACATACATTTGCCTActatatacgagtatatattatcacaagaaaaaaaatcggtATTATAGTTAACAGCATATTTCTGAAAAGAAATAAGATTAAGATTGACCTTACTAAATTTTTGTCCTATCCTGAACCATCTTTCTTCTGAATTTAAACTAGGTAGTTTTCTGAAATCAAAAGTGCTTAGTTGCGAAATGTTTAATCAAGTTGTTTTACCAACAGCCTTTTCATCTTAGCTTTTTCTGAATTTCCCGATTATATTCTCtgatatttgttattttattacgaTTTGGTGATTGAGGGTGTCGAATGTCGATTGATTATATTTATCAGCTCTTGCGTTACTGCGATCAATGAGGTCTGTTTTTTGTAACGGACGATAGCCCCAGTTTACAAGGCCAGGAAATGGCTACGAAGTGATGTGTTTTGAAATCACTTGTGGGGTCATTTGATGTCTTCTTGACTAAAATTTACTCCGTTCGTATATTGTACAAGCTTATGTCcctgacttcgtctgcgtggactgcacaaattttatacccctattttacccccttaggggtcgagtttccaaaaaatcctttcttaacggatgtctacgtcaaaGTAGCTATCTACATGCTGAATGTCAACccgatcggtccagtagtttgagctcaTTGATAGAtcatcagtcaatcagtcacctttttcttttttagataTCCCAACAATTTTTATAACATAGTTAGTATGTAAGACAGCTGTAGTAAGAGGAAAAGTGGCAATCCAAagcctttcgcatttatttattaaaactaaaaaagaatcttaagtaattattttaagatAACATGTAGTTTCAACTCGAACATAAAttaaaatcctgaaataaaagAATATCTGCTAAAGGTGCAGTGCTGTTAggagtacctacatattttaattaagtagaataaaatataaacattttttattcaaataaatttttaagtacAAATACTTTTCAAATctgcatctaccactgattcagAATGCCTctcccaccgagaagaaccagcaagtatCCCGATGGTTGCTGTTTATAccaattgaacatataaaagtGCAGTCCCACGCCTATTCCCTGCTAATTCCCGTCTAAAGTTAACCTCATTTTAGAAGAGTTTTCGGATTTTCAGAGCCATTTGTATTATTCTTTCTTCAGTAGATTCCCAATATTGTCTTATTCACAAAAATTGATTGATGATTCACATCgtctaaagtaggtacttaataaaaaaaaaaattattatttactttaccATCATTAAACTACTTTTCACTTCTTTACAATGCAACTGGGCATTGCATCTTCAGACTAACTTTGCTGTTAACCTTATTAGATGATGACTTCTTGATACTTCAATAATTCTTAGTTCATTCAAGCTTGCCAACCATCCCCCGTTTCTCAACTCGACATTCCGGttttgatgtcgtttgtctaCCTATATCCGGTTTCTACATGCGGCCAAATTgatcgtttttaacccccgacccaaaaagaggggtgttataagtttgacgtgtgtatctgtgtatctgtgtatctgtctgtggcaccgtagcgcctaaacgaatgaaccgattttaatttagttttttttgtttgaaaggtggcttgatcgagagtgttcttagctatcgtccaagaaaattggttcagccgtttgaaagttatcagctttttctagttactgtaaccttcacttgtcgggggtgttataaatttttaatttacacttgtattcgtAGCGTTTATATCGTAAGGATGAAtagattttggatttttttatgaaGGAACAAAATGTATCTAGAAGACTTCTCTTAGAGttgtaaatgcaaaataaaaataataatattgaaagaGGACGATGGTAGAATAAGATTGATATTGAATAATTAGTCTGGTGTGaatatgaaagaaagaaagcaaTAATTTTTACacttaataaaatacaatttagtATAGTAATTAGTAAAGTATATTcaaagtatcataatattaacgACAGAAATTTCTTGTTCCGCAGGTGGGGACGATGAGGGAACAGGAAGGCGACGGCCCAGAAAGCCGTTAGCCGGACTCGATGGACGAGTATGGCGGGCCGGCGGCGCCGCCCCGGCCGCCCAAGCCGGCGGCGCGCGTGCACCGCGCGGGCGCGgccggcggcgcgggcggcgcgcgccAGCCCGCCGTGTCGCTGCTTCGGCCGCGCCCCGAGACCGAGCGTGAGCGCAACGCATACGTCgaggcgccgcgccgcgcgccgcccgcgccgcctcACCGCCACGCCGCCGCGCAGCCGCTTAAGCCGGTGACGGCGCAGCCCGGCGCCAAGCGGCGCGTGCCCACCGCCGACTCGATCGTGTGCGAGGCGTGCGGGCGCTGTCGCTGCGCGCAGTGCGCGCGGCCGCGGCCGCTGCCGTCGCGCTGGCTGTGCGGATCGTGTCTGTGCAGCGCGGAGGCGTGCGTGGACTACGCGTCGTGCATGTGCTGCGCCAAGGCACTGTTCTACCACTGCGGGAGCGGCGAGGAGGAGGCGAGCGAGCCGTGCGCGTGCGGGCCGCGGCTGGCGTGCGTGGCGGCGCTGGCCGTGCCGCTGCCGTGCCTGTGGCTGTACTGGCCGCTGCGCGGctgcgcggcggcgggcgcggccgCGTACGCGCGCTGCCGCCGCGCCGGCTGCCGCTGCCCCGAGCCGCCGCCGCTCTCCAGTATTATCTAGTCCCGCCGCCCGGGCGCCCGCgttgtacaaatatttattgGCGAGCGGAGAGCTCCGGAGCGGACCGCGCGGGGTGGACTCGGATCGCTCGCGGTCGAGTGTGTGCAGTGAGGGCGCGGGGCGCAGGACAGAGCCGCCCCGCGCCAGAGTGCTCGTCTCTTGTAAATATAGTCGTAGTGTGTGAATGTACGTGAACGTGTCGCCCGAACGCAAAGTCTCAAATTTTCTTGAGACCGAAACGTGTCATAAGAAAACGCTAACATTTAGTATTTTTGGATTCCACACAAATCCAAGGAAGAAGATTAAGAAAATGAGATATAAAACATACTTATTAAGATGTAGATAatttaccatttatttattaactgaatttgtatttatttgtaaataaaacgacaacattatattataaatacgaatgtTTACTACAATATTTGTTTTCTTTGAACTAAAATTACCCATCAGAACGTTGCATCAATGCTATAACTGTTCACTGTCAGAGCATTGCCGCAACCATTGTAGTAGGCAGTAGCAATCAAACAAAGTTTTTCCTAAAAGTTAAAGACAATTTTCCACCAAACAGAGCATTGCTAGCGATGGAACGAACATAATGTAATCACCTATGGTACAGAACGGTTATTAAAATCGAAAAATTTATATCGTGAAAAAGTTTGCGCTTGACTTCACCTAGTGACCATAAATGATTTATCATCAAATTAGTCTCACACTAACCAAGCTAAAGCAttccaaatatcgatttttaattttgatttgcCAAACAAGGAACACCAAGTGAGGCCGTTAAACCTAATTTCAGCTACAACATCATAAAAAAAGCTTCAAAACATTagactatacttacctacttttttagaTTGATTTAGTCAATATCGTACAGGTTTCCGTAACTGTAAAGGCAAAGCTTATTTAAAACGCGGATGACATGGCGGTCTCTTGCCAGCGCACTGTCGGTGTATAAATAGTGATTCGTTTAGTCGGCAGGAGGAAGCGAGGCGCGTCGCTTCCTCCGCCACAGGATGCGCCTCCTGTCTCACTCTTCCTTCCATCGCTCTATGTTTATTTCATAACAGGAATGTACTCGATAATACATAGTATAACTaagcattaaaaaataatatccttatgtcgtcgacgttccatctacacgcacgaaacgttttgcgtgaTACTTCCTGACACGCATGGCTAAGGCCTAACACGCACTGCGATTTTTATTCGCGCGATTTATTTTCCGCGTCGCGTAAGCAATTTCACCTGCCCGCACTGCGAATGCGGTGAGCGCCATACAACTCCATATCAAATCGCAGATTTTT belongs to Maniola jurtina chromosome 6, ilManJurt1.1, whole genome shotgun sequence and includes:
- the LOC123866442 gene encoding protein sprouty, giving the protein MDEYGGPAAPPRPPKPAARVHRAGAAGGAGGARQPAVSLLRPRPETERERNAYVEAPRRAPPAPPHRHAAAQPLKPVTAQPGAKRRVPTADSIVCEACGRCRCAQCARPRPLPSRWLCGSCLCSAEACVDYASCMCCAKALFYHCGSGEEEASEPCACGPRLACVAALAVPLPCLWLYWPLRGCAAAGAAAYARCRRAGCRCPEPPPLSSII